The genomic segment CTGCGGTCCAGGACGGCGCAGCGGCCGTCGCTCAGGGGGTGGGCCACCACGTGCGGGGCGTGGCTCCAGCGCAGTCCGTGCTCGTGCAGGCGCAGCCGCCGCAGGACCGGCGAGGCGGCCGCCAGCGGGTAGAAGGAGCTGCACAGGTCGTTGACGAAGTCGGGGTGCACGCCCCGGTCGTGGCGCACGGCGCCGCCCGGCTCGGCCTGTTCCTCCAGGACGGTGACGCTCCAGCCGGCGTCGGCCAGGAGGTTGGCGGCGACCAGACCGTTGGGGCCGGCGCCGATGACGACGGCGTCAGGCATGGCCCGCTCCGCTGGTGGCGCGGGGCGTCTGGGTCTCGCACACCTTGGCCAGGCGGGCCAGCATCGCGCGGTGGCGGATCTGGATGAGGGCTTCGACGGCGGTGTTGTGCAGGGCGCCGGCCGCGCCGCGCAGCGGGTGTTCGTCGACGGTGACCAGGCTGTGCTCGCCCCAGGGCCGCACCTCCAGGGCGATGCGGGCGGTGCCCAGCGGGCCGGCCTTGGCCTCCAGTTCCAAGATGGTGCCCTCCTCGCAGCGGCGTACGACGGTTTCGTTGGTGGCCCGCAGCGGGCCCAGCCGTACCTCGTACCGAAGGGCCGCGCCGACCTGCGGCCAGTGGCCGCGCACCGGGGTGGAGGAGGCGGTGCCCACCACCCATTGGGCGTAGCGGTTGCCGTCGGCCAGCACGCTCCACACCGTTGCCGGGCTCACCGTGATCAGTCGATGACGCCGTGCCATCCATGCCTCCCTGACTCGCCCCTGACCCGCCGTCATCGCCGGGTGCCCCGTTCCGGCGTTCTCAACATCGTGCGGGAGATGCGGCGTCTTCGCGCCCCGGGGCAGGTGTGCGGGCAGGCGGTGGCGGGGTGCGGCGTGGTGCGGGCGGGGCCGCGGCGGGTGAGACTTCCCGGGGCGGCCGGATGCGGCGCCGGGCTCCCCGGGGGTCCTTTTTCTCGAGGAGGCGGCAGCGCACGTGAGTGACGGCGAGGACGCCCGTGCCGGGCGGCGGCTGGTCCTGGTGACCGGGGCCACCGGCTACATCGGGGGCCGGCTGGTGCCCGAACTGCTGGCGGCCGGGTACCGGGTGCGGTGCCTGGCCCGCTCGCCGGAGAAGCTGCGCGATCACCCCTGGGCCGGTCGGGTGGAGGTGGTGCGCGGCGATGTGACCGACGCATCGTCGCTGGCCGGCGCGTTCGAGGGGGTGGCGGTGGCCTACTACCTGGTGCACGCGCTGAGCACCGGGGCCGGCTTCGAGGACACCGACCGGCGCTCGGCGCGCACCTTCGCCGAGCAGGCCCAGGCGGCCGGGGTGGGGCGCATCGTGTATCTGGGCGGGCTGACCCCGGCCGGGGTGGACGAGCGGGAGTTGTCGCCGCATCTGCGCTCGCGGGCCGAGGTGGGCCGGATCTTCCTGGACTGCCCGGTGCCCGCCGCGGTGCTGCGCGCGGCGGT from the Streptomyces venezuelae genome contains:
- a CDS encoding SRPBCC family protein — encoded protein: MARRHRLITVSPATVWSVLADGNRYAQWVVGTASSTPVRGHWPQVGAALRYEVRLGPLRATNETVVRRCEEGTILELEAKAGPLGTARIALEVRPWGEHSLVTVDEHPLRGAAGALHNTAVEALIQIRHRAMLARLAKVCETQTPRATSGAGHA